One window from the genome of Ramlibacter henchirensis encodes:
- the guaB gene encoding IMP dehydrogenase, translating into MRLLGKALTFDDVLLVPAFSQVLPKDTSLATRLSRNIPLNLPLVSAAMDTVTEARLAIAIAQEGGIGIVHKNLTPQQQAAEVSRVKRYESGVLRDPVVITPQHTVRQVVAMQEQLGISGFPVIDGGRVVGIVTGRDLRFETRYDVPVSQIMTPRERLVTVREGTSAAEAKALLNKYKLERLLVINDAFELKGLITVKDITKQTSFPNAARDASGRLRVGAAVGVGEGTEERVEALAKAGVDVIVVDTAHGHSKGVIDRVRWVKQNYPDVDVIGGNIATGGAARALVEAGADAVKVGIGPGSICTTRIVAGVGVPQITAIDNVATALQGSGVPLIADGGIRYSGDIAKAIAAGANTVMMGGMFAGTEEAPGEIVLYQGRSYKSYRGMGSIGAMQQGSADRYFQEATSTNPNADKLVPEGIEGRVPYKGSLVSIVYQLSGGVRAAMGYCGCAGIDEMRSKAEFVQITAAGMRESHVHDVQITKEAPNYRAE; encoded by the coding sequence ATGCGCCTTCTCGGCAAAGCGCTGACCTTCGACGACGTGTTGCTGGTCCCGGCGTTCTCCCAGGTCCTCCCCAAGGACACCTCGCTGGCCACGCGCCTGTCGCGGAACATCCCGCTGAACCTGCCGCTCGTCTCGGCGGCCATGGACACGGTGACCGAGGCGCGGCTGGCGATCGCGATCGCGCAGGAAGGCGGCATCGGCATCGTCCACAAGAACCTCACGCCCCAGCAGCAGGCGGCCGAGGTGTCCCGCGTCAAGCGCTATGAGTCGGGCGTCTTGCGCGATCCGGTCGTGATCACGCCGCAGCACACGGTGCGCCAGGTCGTGGCCATGCAGGAACAGCTGGGCATCTCGGGCTTCCCGGTGATCGACGGGGGCAGGGTGGTCGGCATCGTCACGGGCCGCGACCTGCGCTTCGAGACCCGCTACGACGTGCCGGTGAGCCAGATCATGACGCCGCGCGAGCGCCTGGTGACCGTGCGCGAGGGCACCAGCGCCGCCGAGGCCAAGGCCCTGCTCAACAAGTACAAGCTGGAGCGCCTGCTGGTCATCAACGACGCGTTCGAGCTCAAGGGCCTGATCACCGTCAAGGACATCACCAAGCAGACCAGCTTCCCGAATGCCGCACGCGATGCCTCCGGCCGCCTGCGCGTGGGCGCCGCGGTCGGGGTGGGCGAGGGCACCGAAGAGCGTGTCGAGGCCCTTGCGAAAGCCGGCGTGGACGTGATCGTGGTGGACACCGCGCACGGCCACAGCAAGGGCGTGATCGACCGCGTGCGCTGGGTGAAGCAGAACTACCCGGACGTGGACGTGATCGGCGGCAACATCGCCACGGGAGGCGCCGCGCGCGCCCTGGTGGAAGCAGGCGCCGACGCGGTCAAGGTCGGCATCGGGCCGGGCTCGATCTGCACGACCCGCATCGTGGCCGGCGTGGGCGTCCCGCAGATCACGGCGATCGACAACGTGGCCACCGCGTTGCAGGGCAGCGGCGTGCCGCTGATCGCCGACGGCGGCATCCGCTACTCCGGCGACATCGCCAAGGCCATCGCCGCGGGCGCGAACACGGTGATGATGGGCGGCATGTTCGCCGGCACCGAGGAAGCGCCCGGCGAGATCGTCCTGTACCAGGGCCGCAGCTACAAGAGCTACCGCGGCATGGGCTCCATCGGCGCGATGCAGCAGGGCAGCGCCGACCGCTACTTCCAGGAAGCGACCAGCACGAACCCGAACGCCGACAAGCTGGTGCCCGAAGGCATCGAAGGCCGGGTGCCGTACAAGGGGTCGCTCGTCTCCATCGTGTACCAGTTGTCCGGCGGCGTGCGGGCCGCCATGGGGTATTGCGGCTGCGCCGGCATCGACGAGATGCGCAGCAAGGCCGAGTTCGTCCAGATCACCGCGGCGGGCATGCGCGAGAGCCACGTGCACGACGTGCAGATCACCAAGGAAGCGCCGAACTACCGGGCTGAGTGA
- a CDS encoding DMT family transporter produces the protein MKLKLSHTQAVFLMVAVTLMWSIAGVITRHLEQARSFEITFWRSFFTVLSLLVILPFFQGRAVFGKIRSGGAALWLSGLCWSVMFTAFMVALTLTSVANVLVTMAVGPFLTALVARIFIGHRIPGRTWLAILVAGAGIAWMYGAQVSGGQLAGTLVALCVPLAGAVNWTITQRSHAHGADVDLVPAVLVGAVISSLATLPLAMPFAASWHDIGLLALLGLVQLAIPCALSVVCARVLKAPEIALLALLEVIFGILLAWVGADEVPTQTVLAGGALVIGALVMNEVVGWRRRA, from the coding sequence ATGAAGCTCAAGCTCTCCCACACGCAAGCGGTGTTCCTGATGGTCGCGGTGACCCTGATGTGGTCCATCGCCGGCGTCATCACGCGCCACCTGGAGCAGGCCCGCAGCTTCGAGATCACCTTCTGGCGCAGCTTCTTCACCGTGCTGTCGCTGCTGGTGATCCTGCCGTTCTTCCAGGGCCGTGCCGTGTTCGGGAAGATCCGCTCCGGCGGGGCGGCCCTGTGGCTGTCGGGCCTGTGCTGGAGCGTGATGTTCACGGCCTTCATGGTCGCGCTCACCCTTACCAGCGTGGCCAATGTGCTGGTGACGATGGCGGTCGGCCCGTTCCTGACGGCATTGGTCGCCCGCATCTTCATCGGCCACCGCATCCCGGGGCGCACCTGGCTGGCCATCCTGGTGGCCGGCGCCGGCATCGCCTGGATGTATGGCGCGCAGGTGTCCGGCGGGCAGCTGGCCGGCACGCTGGTGGCGCTGTGCGTGCCGCTCGCAGGCGCTGTGAACTGGACGATCACGCAGCGTTCGCACGCGCATGGGGCCGATGTCGACTTGGTGCCGGCCGTGCTGGTGGGCGCGGTGATCTCCTCGCTGGCCACGTTGCCGCTCGCGATGCCGTTCGCGGCCTCCTGGCACGACATCGGGCTGCTGGCGCTGCTGGGCCTGGTGCAACTCGCGATTCCCTGTGCGCTGTCCGTGGTCTGCGCCCGCGTGCTCAAGGCGCCGGAGATCGCCCTGCTGGCGCTGCTGGAGGTGATCTTCGGAATCCTGCTCGCCTGGGTAGGCGCGGACGAGGTGCCGACGCAGACCGTGCTGGCGGGCGGCGCGCTGGTGATCGGCGCGCTGGTGATGAACGAAGTGGTGGGGTGGAGGCGACGCGCATGA
- a CDS encoding type II toxin-antitoxin system Phd/YefM family antitoxin, with protein sequence MQRTGIYEAKNNFSALIEMVEKGEEVRITRHGKEVVRMVPVRRRPVITDEQISRELEQIDALHRTIAPGPGWRELRDEGRQE encoded by the coding sequence ATGCAGCGTACCGGCATCTACGAAGCCAAGAACAACTTCTCCGCCCTGATCGAGATGGTCGAGAAGGGCGAGGAGGTCCGCATCACCCGCCACGGCAAGGAGGTGGTGCGCATGGTGCCGGTCCGTCGCCGGCCCGTGATCACGGACGAGCAGATCAGCCGTGAACTGGAGCAGATTGACGCCCTGCACCGCACGATCGCCCCCGGCCCCGGCTGGCGGGAACTGCGCGACGAAGGCCGGCAGGAATGA
- the typA gene encoding translational GTPase TypA: protein MSNNKQIRNIAIIAHVDHGKTTMVDQLLRQSGTFAEHEKVVDTVMDNNAIERERGITILAKNCAVSWKGTHINIVDTPGHADFGGEVERALSMVDGVLLLIDAQEGPMPQTRFVTKKALALGLRPIVVVNKVDKPGANPDKVINAAFDLFDKLGATDEQLDFPVVYASGINGWSSMEAGEAGQQWGPDMSALFDTILEHVPAHEGDPQAPLQLQISALDFSTFVGRIGVGRINAGTLRPMMDVLVMEGADGKSLKGRVNQVLTFQGLDRVQVTEAGPGDIVLINGIPEIGIGVTVTDPLDPAPLPMLKVDEPTLTMNFCVNTSPLAGREGKYVTSRQIWDRLQKELQSNVALRVKETDEEGVFEVSGRGELHLTILLENMRREGYELAVSKPRVVFKDIAGDRCEPIELVTVDVEEQHQGGVMQALGERKGDLVNMEPDGRGRVRLEYRIPARGLIGFSNEFLNLTRGSGLISNIFDKYEPFRGEIGGRKNGVLISMDDGEIFTYALGKLDDRGRMFVKPNDPVYEGMIVGIHSRDNDLVVNATRTKQLTNFRVSGKEDAIKVTPPIELTLEYGVEFIDDDELVEITPKSIRLRKRFLKEHERKRALREAA, encoded by the coding sequence ATGAGCAACAACAAGCAGATCCGCAACATCGCCATCATCGCCCACGTCGACCACGGCAAGACCACCATGGTCGACCAGCTGCTGCGGCAGTCCGGCACCTTCGCCGAGCACGAGAAGGTGGTCGACACCGTGATGGACAACAACGCCATCGAGCGCGAGCGCGGCATCACCATCCTGGCCAAGAACTGCGCCGTGAGCTGGAAGGGCACGCACATCAACATCGTCGACACGCCCGGCCACGCCGACTTCGGCGGCGAGGTGGAGCGCGCCCTTTCGATGGTCGACGGCGTGCTGCTGCTGATCGACGCCCAGGAGGGCCCGATGCCGCAGACGCGCTTCGTGACCAAGAAGGCGCTGGCCCTGGGCCTGCGGCCCATCGTGGTGGTGAACAAGGTCGACAAGCCCGGCGCCAACCCCGACAAGGTGATCAACGCCGCGTTCGACCTGTTCGACAAGCTGGGCGCGACGGATGAACAGCTGGACTTCCCCGTGGTCTACGCCTCCGGCATCAACGGCTGGAGCTCGATGGAAGCGGGTGAGGCCGGCCAGCAGTGGGGCCCGGACATGTCGGCGCTGTTCGACACCATCCTGGAGCACGTGCCGGCGCACGAGGGCGACCCGCAGGCGCCGCTGCAGCTGCAGATCTCGGCGCTGGACTTCTCCACTTTCGTCGGCCGAATCGGCGTGGGCCGCATCAACGCCGGCACGCTCAGGCCGATGATGGACGTGCTGGTGATGGAGGGCGCCGACGGCAAGTCGCTCAAGGGCCGGGTCAACCAGGTGCTGACGTTCCAGGGGCTGGATCGCGTGCAGGTGACGGAGGCCGGCCCGGGCGACATCGTGCTGATCAACGGCATCCCCGAAATCGGCATCGGCGTGACGGTCACGGACCCGCTGGATCCGGCGCCGCTGCCCATGCTCAAGGTCGACGAGCCGACGCTGACGATGAACTTCTGCGTCAACACCAGCCCGCTGGCCGGCCGCGAGGGCAAGTACGTCACCAGCCGCCAGATCTGGGACCGGCTGCAGAAGGAACTGCAGTCGAACGTCGCGCTGCGCGTGAAGGAAACCGACGAGGAGGGCGTGTTCGAGGTCTCCGGCCGGGGCGAACTGCACCTGACCATCCTGCTGGAGAACATGCGCCGTGAAGGCTACGAGCTGGCGGTCTCCAAGCCGCGCGTGGTGTTCAAGGACATCGCTGGAGATCGCTGCGAGCCGATCGAACTGGTCACGGTCGACGTGGAAGAGCAGCACCAGGGCGGCGTGATGCAGGCGCTGGGCGAGCGCAAGGGCGACCTAGTGAACATGGAACCGGACGGCCGCGGCCGCGTGCGGCTGGAGTACCGCATCCCGGCGCGCGGGTTGATCGGCTTTTCCAACGAGTTCCTGAACCTCACCCGCGGCTCGGGGCTGATCTCCAACATCTTCGACAAGTACGAGCCGTTCCGCGGCGAGATCGGCGGCCGCAAGAACGGCGTGCTGATCTCCATGGACGACGGCGAGATCTTCACCTACGCCCTGGGCAAGCTGGACGACCGCGGCCGCATGTTCGTCAAGCCGAACGACCCGGTCTACGAGGGCATGATCGTGGGCATCCACAGCCGCGACAACGACCTGGTGGTCAACGCCACCCGGACCAAGCAGCTGACCAACTTCCGCGTGTCGGGCAAGGAAGACGCGATCAAGGTCACGCCGCCGATCGAGCTGACGCTTGAGTACGGCGTCGAGTTCATCGATGACGACGAGCTGGTGGAGATCACGCCCAAGTCGATCCGGCTGCGCAAGCGGTTCCTGAAGGAGCACGAACGAAAACGTGCCTTGCGCGAAGCGGCCTGA
- a CDS encoding anti-sigma factor family protein has product MNWMKKDPSSPDEARLHALVDGQLDPHAAAELRAQLATDPAAAQALQDWQEQRELLRALHDDVLQEPVPPALAQAAGRMGQRGIQVHRWQQWGGVAASVLVAFGAGWLAHGEWGSQGSSSVARARPLADFGRQAVVAHRVYAPEVRHPVEVSVAEQEHLVQWLSKRLGRPLKIPDLTAQGYELVGGRLLPGEQGARAQFMYQNARAERITLYVGAVTPGRNGAPATGETAFRFTTEGEASSFYWVDQGFGYALAGRLARAELLPLANSVYRQL; this is encoded by the coding sequence ATGAACTGGATGAAAAAGGACCCCTCTTCTCCCGACGAAGCCCGGCTGCACGCGCTGGTCGACGGCCAGCTCGACCCGCACGCCGCCGCCGAACTGCGGGCGCAGCTCGCCACGGATCCAGCCGCGGCGCAGGCGCTGCAGGACTGGCAGGAGCAGCGCGAGCTGCTCCGCGCCCTGCACGACGACGTGCTGCAGGAACCGGTGCCCCCGGCCCTGGCGCAAGCCGCGGGCCGGATGGGACAGCGAGGCATACAGGTCCACCGGTGGCAGCAGTGGGGCGGGGTGGCCGCTTCGGTGCTGGTTGCGTTCGGCGCCGGTTGGCTCGCCCACGGAGAGTGGGGCAGTCAGGGATCCAGCTCTGTCGCGCGTGCAAGGCCCCTGGCCGACTTCGGCCGGCAGGCGGTCGTCGCGCACAGGGTCTATGCGCCGGAGGTGCGGCATCCGGTTGAAGTGTCGGTGGCCGAACAGGAGCACCTGGTCCAGTGGCTGTCCAAGCGCCTGGGCCGGCCGTTGAAGATCCCGGACCTCACGGCGCAGGGCTATGAACTCGTGGGCGGCCGTCTGCTCCCCGGCGAACAGGGCGCCCGCGCGCAGTTCATGTATCAGAACGCGCGCGCCGAGCGCATCACGCTGTACGTCGGCGCCGTCACGCCGGGCAGGAACGGCGCCCCCGCGACGGGCGAAACCGCGTTCCGGTTCACCACTGAAGGCGAAGCCTCCAGCTTCTACTGGGTGGACCAGGGTTTCGGGTATGCGCTGGCCGGCCGGCTCGCCCGCGCGGAGCTGCTGCCACTGGCGAACAGCGTCTACCGCCAGCTCTGA
- a CDS encoding RNA polymerase sigma factor, which produces MQPADLEGQIPHLRRYARALTGDPWAADDLVQDTLERACGRWQLWRAGSDLRAWLFTVMHNLFVDGVRRAVRQAGHRLDIEEADSELVAPSSAPDQLLDLQRCLMRLPEEQREVLLLVTLQDLGYEDVARITGTPVGTVMSRLSRARTRLRELMDAGPRSSAAIVPLKRMK; this is translated from the coding sequence ATGCAGCCCGCCGACCTCGAAGGACAGATCCCGCACCTGCGCCGCTACGCGCGGGCGCTGACGGGCGACCCGTGGGCGGCCGACGACCTGGTGCAGGACACGCTGGAGCGGGCCTGCGGCCGCTGGCAGCTGTGGCGCGCCGGCAGCGACCTGCGCGCCTGGCTGTTCACGGTGATGCACAACCTGTTCGTGGACGGCGTGCGGCGCGCCGTGCGGCAGGCGGGCCACCGCCTGGACATCGAGGAGGCCGATTCCGAGCTGGTGGCCCCGTCCTCGGCGCCCGACCAGCTGCTGGACCTGCAGCGCTGCCTGATGCGGCTGCCCGAGGAGCAGCGCGAGGTGCTGCTGCTCGTGACCTTGCAGGACCTGGGCTATGAGGACGTCGCGCGCATCACCGGCACGCCGGTGGGCACGGTGATGTCGCGGTTGTCCCGGGCGCGCACCCGGCTGCGCGAATTGATGGATGCCGGCCCGCGTTCGAGCGCCGCGATCGTGCCGCTCAAGCGCATGAAATGA
- a CDS encoding enoyl-CoA hydratase/isomerase family protein codes for MSDVIAEIAGKAGRITLNRPRALNALSLAMIRELTATLRAWRDDPRVEVVTVRGVGKEGPFGAFCAGGDIRFFHSAALAGDPQLGDFFTEEYTLNHLVHHYPKPYAAFMDGIVMGGGMGISQGARCRIVTERTKMAMPETNIGLFPDVGGGYFLSRCPGRLGEYLALTGEVIGAADAVDARLADVVVDSDGLPGLWERLSTEGAAAVPTPHRVEGSKLADHRPEIDRVFALPTVRAIVAELETGATDWSRHTAAALRKRSPLMLHVVLEQVRRARSMNLADDLRMERDLVHHCFHLRPGAAGETVEGIRALAIDKDHVPRWNPPRIEDVTPEMVAPFFRSPWPANEHPLRRLD; via the coding sequence ATGAGCGATGTCATCGCGGAAATCGCGGGCAAGGCCGGCCGCATCACGCTGAACCGGCCCAGGGCGCTGAACGCGCTCTCGCTGGCGATGATCCGCGAGCTCACGGCCACGCTGCGGGCCTGGCGCGATGATCCGCGGGTGGAGGTGGTCACGGTCCGCGGCGTCGGCAAGGAAGGCCCGTTCGGCGCCTTCTGCGCGGGCGGCGACATCCGTTTCTTCCACTCGGCCGCGCTGGCCGGCGACCCGCAGCTGGGCGACTTCTTCACCGAGGAATACACGCTCAACCACCTCGTGCATCACTACCCCAAGCCGTACGCGGCTTTCATGGACGGCATCGTGATGGGCGGCGGCATGGGGATCTCGCAAGGGGCCCGCTGCCGCATCGTCACCGAGCGCACGAAGATGGCCATGCCCGAGACCAACATCGGCCTGTTCCCGGACGTGGGCGGCGGCTATTTCCTGTCGCGATGCCCCGGCCGCCTGGGCGAGTACCTGGCGCTCACGGGCGAGGTGATCGGCGCGGCCGACGCGGTGGACGCGCGGCTGGCGGACGTGGTGGTGGACTCGGATGGATTGCCGGGATTGTGGGAACGGCTGTCGACCGAGGGCGCCGCGGCCGTGCCGACGCCGCACCGCGTCGAGGGCTCGAAGCTGGCCGATCACCGGCCGGAGATCGACCGCGTGTTCGCATTGCCGACCGTCCGAGCGATCGTGGCCGAACTCGAGACAGGCGCGACCGACTGGAGCCGGCACACCGCTGCCGCCCTGCGCAAACGCTCCCCGCTGATGCTGCACGTCGTGCTGGAACAGGTGCGCCGCGCGCGCAGCATGAACCTGGCCGACGACCTGCGCATGGAGCGCGACCTGGTGCACCACTGCTTCCACCTGCGGCCCGGCGCGGCCGGCGAGACGGTGGAGGGGATCCGCGCGCTGGCCATCGACAAGGACCACGTGCCCCGCTGGAATCCGCCCCGCATCGAGGACGTGACGCCGGAAATGGTCGCGCCGTTCTTCCGCAGCCCCTGGCCCGCGAACGAGCATCCGCTGCGCCGGCTGGACTGA
- a CDS encoding RnfH family protein, translated as MPRVTVCHSPGPRQVREQVLDLADGATVADALRCCGLSPAEGEIVGIWGRRADDAQVLRDGDRVELVRPLQVDPKVARRERFRRQGSRAAGLFSGRRPGAKPGY; from the coding sequence ATGCCGCGCGTCACCGTCTGTCATTCGCCCGGGCCGCGCCAGGTTCGCGAGCAGGTTCTGGACCTTGCGGACGGCGCCACGGTCGCGGATGCCTTGCGTTGCTGCGGCCTCTCGCCGGCCGAGGGTGAAATCGTGGGGATCTGGGGCCGGCGGGCCGACGATGCCCAGGTGCTTCGAGACGGTGATCGCGTGGAGCTGGTCCGGCCGCTGCAGGTGGACCCGAAGGTGGCGCGCCGGGAGCGATTCCGGCGGCAGGGCAGCCGCGCCGCGGGCCTGTTCTCGGGACGCCGCCCGGGCGCGAAGCCTGGCTACTAG
- the smpB gene encoding SsrA-binding protein SmpB — protein MATKQDGAARIAENKKAAYNYFFEERFEAGMVLQGWEVKALREGKVQLTDGYVVIRNGELFIIGCQINPLKTASTHVNPESLRSRKLLMHKDQIRRLVGKVEQKGYTLVPINLHWKDGRVKCEIALAKGKAEHDKRDTIKDREGKREVERAMKSRHR, from the coding sequence ATGGCCACCAAGCAAGACGGCGCCGCACGCATCGCCGAGAACAAGAAAGCTGCCTACAACTACTTCTTCGAGGAGCGGTTCGAGGCCGGCATGGTGCTGCAGGGCTGGGAGGTGAAGGCGCTGCGCGAAGGCAAGGTCCAGCTCACCGACGGCTACGTGGTCATCAGGAACGGCGAGCTCTTCATCATCGGCTGCCAGATCAACCCGCTCAAGACCGCCTCCACCCACGTCAATCCGGAGAGCTTGCGCAGCCGCAAGCTGCTGATGCACAAGGACCAGATCCGGCGGCTCGTCGGCAAGGTCGAGCAGAAGGGCTACACGCTGGTGCCGATCAACCTGCACTGGAAAGACGGCCGGGTGAAGTGCGAGATCGCGCTGGCCAAGGGCAAGGCCGAACACGACAAGCGCGACACCATCAAGGATCGCGAAGGCAAGCGCGAGGTCGAGCGCGCAATGAAGAGCCGCCACCGCTGA
- a CDS encoding type II toxin-antitoxin system VapC family toxin has translation MTAFVLDASVTAAWLLPDEASEHTRRLYALIRRDEVDPQAPNLWQWECANIIANGVRRGRIPTSSVEGLWSVLEAVRHRVELHELAPAQHKASLAVALDAGLSAYDAGYMWLARSLNLPLLTFDRRLSEAAPACGVRLLDIASL, from the coding sequence ATGACCGCCTTCGTCCTGGACGCCTCGGTCACCGCCGCATGGCTCCTTCCCGACGAGGCCAGCGAGCACACGAGGCGCCTGTACGCCTTGATCCGGCGGGACGAAGTGGACCCGCAGGCCCCCAACCTCTGGCAATGGGAGTGCGCCAACATCATCGCCAACGGCGTGCGGCGCGGCCGGATCCCGACCTCCAGCGTGGAGGGCCTTTGGAGCGTGCTGGAGGCGGTGCGCCATCGGGTCGAACTGCACGAACTCGCTCCTGCGCAGCACAAGGCATCGCTCGCCGTGGCGCTCGATGCCGGGCTTTCGGCCTACGACGCGGGCTACATGTGGCTCGCGCGATCGCTCAACCTGCCGCTGCTGACGTTCGACCGCCGACTTTCCGAGGCCGCGCCCGCCTGCGGCGTGCGCCTGCTGGACATCGCTTCCCTCTGA
- a CDS encoding DUF4124 domain-containing protein, with protein sequence MTALRALALAGLCALPVLASAQWMYLDQHGRKVFSDKAPPPETPPGKILRQPGMKSSASATAEPQATPVAAQTAAAASAPKIIGKDKALEDRRKQAEAAEAEKTKAAAEAQAKVQADNCARARQAKATYDSGQRIARINAKGEREVVDDSQRQSELKRIEGIIASDCKPA encoded by the coding sequence ATGACCGCCCTTCGCGCCCTCGCCCTCGCCGGCCTCTGTGCCCTCCCGGTCCTCGCCTCCGCGCAGTGGATGTACCTCGACCAGCACGGCCGCAAGGTCTTCAGCGACAAGGCGCCGCCGCCGGAGACGCCTCCCGGCAAGATCCTGCGTCAGCCGGGCATGAAGTCGTCCGCATCCGCGACCGCGGAGCCGCAGGCCACGCCGGTGGCTGCCCAAACCGCGGCGGCGGCCAGCGCGCCGAAAATCATCGGCAAGGACAAGGCGCTGGAAGACCGCCGTAAGCAGGCCGAGGCCGCCGAGGCCGAGAAGACCAAGGCGGCCGCCGAAGCCCAGGCCAAGGTGCAAGCCGACAACTGCGCCCGCGCCCGCCAGGCGAAGGCCACTTACGACTCGGGGCAGCGCATCGCCCGCATCAACGCGAAGGGCGAGCGCGAGGTCGTCGACGACAGCCAGCGCCAGAGCGAGCTCAAGCGCATCGAGGGCATCATCGCGAGCGACTGCAAGCCGGCCTAG
- a CDS encoding type II toxin-antitoxin system RatA family toxin, whose protein sequence is MKTVHRSVLIWFSAEEMYRLVTDVAQYPKFLPWCDHAKVLEQDDHGMKAEIGIAFSGIRQSFVTRNEHVPGRRVAMKLVDGPFSNLDGRWNFVPVGSDGQRACKVELDLNYGFKSGALAAMVGPVFDRIAGSLVDAFVKRAEHVYG, encoded by the coding sequence ATGAAAACCGTCCACCGCTCAGTTCTCATCTGGTTCAGCGCGGAAGAGATGTACAGGCTGGTCACCGACGTGGCGCAATACCCGAAGTTCCTGCCCTGGTGCGACCACGCCAAGGTTCTGGAGCAGGACGATCACGGGATGAAGGCGGAGATCGGCATCGCGTTCAGCGGCATCCGCCAAAGCTTCGTCACGCGCAACGAACACGTGCCGGGGCGCCGCGTGGCGATGAAGCTCGTGGACGGGCCGTTCTCGAATCTCGATGGCCGCTGGAATTTCGTGCCCGTGGGCAGCGACGGCCAGCGCGCCTGCAAGGTGGAACTGGACCTGAACTACGGCTTCAAGAGCGGCGCGCTCGCGGCGATGGTGGGGCCGGTCTTCGATCGCATCGCGGGCAGCCTGGTCGATGCTTTCGTCAAGCGCGCCGAACACGTCTACGGCTGA